One genomic window of Candidatus Nitrospira inopinata includes the following:
- a CDS encoding RtcB family protein: MDLQRLTQRGENEWMIEPQGTMRVPGVIYATESLIREMDDKVYEQVVNVATLPGIVRASYAMPDAHWGYGFPIGGVAAFNPDKGGVVSAGGVGFDISCGVRLLRTGLTAEEVHPIKEQLADALFHHVPAGVGSTGRLRLNRDEMDAMLSGGAKWAVSKGYGLRDDLALIEEGGCMAGAEPDCVSDQAKKRQQDEMGTLGSGNHYLEVQRVARIFDEPIGAAFGLREGDLVVSIHCGSRGLGHQIGTEFLKRMAVSASRHQIALPDRELACAPINSEEGQEYLGAMRAAINCALANRQIITHLVREVFEKLLPQASLTLLYDVSHNTCKVETHPIDGRPTRLFVHRKGATRAFGPGHSDLPPSLRPIGQPVLIGGTMGTASYVLVGTTKGMALAYGSACHGAGRSMSRHQATRRWQGRDVVKELAGRGILIRSPSMRGVAEEAPGAYKDVSEVVNAADEAGLAKKVARLEPLVCIKG, from the coding sequence ATGGACCTTCAACGGCTGACACAACGGGGCGAGAACGAATGGATGATCGAACCCCAGGGCACGATGAGGGTGCCAGGTGTGATCTATGCCACGGAATCTTTGATTCGCGAGATGGACGACAAGGTCTATGAACAGGTCGTCAACGTGGCGACTCTTCCTGGGATTGTCCGGGCGTCCTATGCGATGCCTGATGCCCACTGGGGCTATGGGTTTCCGATTGGAGGTGTCGCGGCGTTCAACCCCGACAAGGGCGGTGTCGTCTCCGCCGGTGGTGTGGGCTTTGACATCTCTTGCGGCGTGCGCTTGCTTCGCACGGGACTCACAGCGGAGGAGGTTCACCCGATCAAGGAACAACTGGCCGACGCCCTGTTTCATCACGTTCCTGCCGGTGTCGGCAGCACGGGTCGATTGCGACTCAATCGGGACGAGATGGACGCCATGTTATCCGGCGGAGCGAAATGGGCCGTCTCCAAAGGCTATGGCCTGCGCGATGACCTGGCCTTGATCGAAGAAGGAGGGTGCATGGCTGGCGCCGAGCCGGACTGCGTGTCCGACCAGGCCAAAAAGCGGCAACAGGACGAGATGGGGACGCTCGGCTCCGGGAACCATTATCTGGAAGTACAACGGGTGGCCAGGATTTTTGATGAACCGATCGGCGCGGCCTTTGGCCTCCGCGAAGGGGATCTGGTCGTGAGCATCCATTGCGGCTCGCGCGGCCTGGGCCATCAAATTGGAACCGAGTTCTTAAAGCGCATGGCTGTGAGCGCATCGCGCCATCAGATTGCGTTGCCTGATCGTGAGTTGGCCTGTGCCCCCATTAACTCGGAGGAAGGGCAGGAATATCTCGGCGCCATGCGCGCGGCGATCAACTGCGCGCTTGCCAATCGGCAGATCATTACCCACCTGGTCAGGGAGGTGTTTGAGAAGCTGCTCCCCCAGGCCTCTCTCACCCTGCTCTACGACGTCTCGCATAACACCTGTAAAGTGGAAACCCATCCTATCGACGGGCGACCGACGCGCCTCTTCGTCCATCGAAAGGGTGCCACGCGAGCCTTTGGCCCTGGCCATTCCGACCTCCCTCCCTCACTTCGACCCATTGGTCAGCCGGTTCTCATTGGGGGCACGATGGGGACGGCTTCTTATGTGCTTGTTGGCACCACCAAGGGCATGGCCTTGGCCTATGGCTCCGCCTGCCATGGAGCGGGCCGAAGCATGAGTCGCCATCAGGCCACCAGGCGATGGCAGGGCCGCGATGTGGTGAAAGAATTGGCCGGGCGCGGGATTCTGATCCGCAGCCCATCCATGAGGGGCGTCGCCGAAGAGGCGCCAGGCGCCTACAAAGATGTGAGCGAAGTGGTCAATGCGGCTGACGAAGCCGGTCTGGCCAAGAAGGTCGCCCGGCTTGAACCCCTGGTGTGCATCAAGGGGTAG
- a CDS encoding SNF2-related protein, protein MEQLVDQELAIPEGQHLRVPYDHLDTIEDQSLTLFSEITKWAPFSVHVRAHSIFGAPDFRYIAQLKLGTRVFTPVRFGCFLLVGEMIYRLPRAVYCLLNAIETFNALPSEHKSTAASLKEFAAIKTLIDESDAEADPLLTTTHVVVPSKVSLDVDFDEDGRISLFPSFDGVPRDAFKKVFFQLSDVDSVYALPSDDGGRVRVVLHGDLQEALKVMHKIRHVGGEEKLAILSNPASRFESVCDLDLIDLSLYGPRVRGIGKYPARVSPYVRKGGRRLFNQEEVFEVGLAYEFADGESQQVQFESRDELLNFAEQVGAAHAAGENFVQFKNASVPVTDSLVRALTSLVKRFDRQNNRQKQESPDTAKLLIYANEEVLEYDEAAQSIPGSLVPELPKSLIRCDRLMPHQVEGIGWLQHLYRHSPIRRGGLLADEMGLGKTLQVLAFVAAHLESAPPTDVGLSSGHGPVLIVAPLMLLPTWEEEMRRYFTNRGEIFEPLLVLHGAKLSQFRCVTNTLREAQAQTSVLDLDRIQAHRVVLTNYETVRNYQYSLARIRWRMVISDEAQEFKDRSTGVSHAVKALYPKFRIALTGTPVENRLSDIWNIMDFVQPGVLLGSYREFVKAYEEPAMAGTLDERLQHLQALRDRLRYRKSDAFLLRREKKLLSGLPVKHPPHILETDLTPEQRLLHLECLARMRNPGTEEHRFALLDRLTKLSQHPFLLDATRRLELQDPLCYLQSSPKLKKVVETLHVIRQQGEKAIIFTRSRPMQDILKLVFEHEFKLAVGVINGSPISGRRYIVKDRTNRIKDFESLPGFNVLILSPDVAGVGLTITAANHVIHYGRWWNPAREAQATDRVYRIGQERDVHVYLPIERDPRGEFRTFDQCLHQLLVTKEQEARDFLIPLPSEENLETELFEHLRQERPQSSGKVRPIRNKEDLQLMTPEMFEALVARLFVQEGLKVVLTPVSGDRGVDVIAVSHRAVTLIECKHSAVGSSLTSEVVDHFVNGVEYYVHNILPASLRNRPRECFLITNTSFDRHLMASARARDIRVVATDDLITKLAQFTITCLDVEEQHSTRQRSMNDVRAALHGLQKML, encoded by the coding sequence GTGGAACAACTGGTCGACCAAGAACTCGCCATTCCTGAAGGACAGCACCTCAGAGTCCCTTATGACCATCTAGACACTATTGAGGACCAGAGTTTGACTCTGTTTAGTGAAATCACGAAATGGGCACCCTTCTCCGTCCATGTGCGAGCCCACAGCATCTTTGGCGCTCCAGATTTTCGCTATATCGCTCAATTAAAACTCGGAACACGAGTGTTTACCCCTGTGAGATTTGGATGCTTTCTTTTGGTCGGAGAAATGATTTACCGGCTTCCTCGTGCCGTGTACTGTCTATTGAACGCGATAGAGACTTTCAACGCCTTACCATCAGAGCACAAGAGCACAGCCGCTAGCCTCAAAGAATTCGCAGCGATCAAGACTCTGATCGACGAATCGGATGCTGAAGCTGACCCATTGTTAACTACAACTCATGTCGTGGTTCCGTCCAAAGTGTCCCTTGATGTGGACTTCGATGAGGATGGTCGCATAAGCCTATTCCCCTCGTTCGACGGAGTCCCACGAGATGCTTTCAAGAAGGTCTTCTTTCAGCTAAGTGATGTGGATTCAGTCTACGCCTTGCCGTCCGATGATGGAGGCCGGGTTCGCGTGGTTCTCCATGGAGACCTCCAGGAAGCCCTTAAGGTCATGCACAAGATTCGACATGTAGGAGGCGAAGAGAAACTCGCAATCCTCAGCAATCCTGCTTCGCGTTTCGAGAGCGTATGTGACCTCGATCTTATTGATCTCTCACTCTACGGCCCACGTGTCCGTGGAATCGGCAAGTACCCAGCACGAGTTTCTCCATATGTGCGAAAAGGTGGGCGTCGTCTTTTCAATCAGGAGGAAGTGTTTGAGGTAGGGCTCGCCTATGAGTTTGCCGATGGTGAGTCCCAGCAAGTGCAGTTTGAATCACGCGATGAACTTCTCAATTTTGCGGAACAAGTTGGCGCAGCCCATGCAGCCGGCGAGAACTTTGTCCAATTTAAGAACGCAAGTGTGCCTGTTACTGATTCCCTTGTCCGTGCGCTTACAAGTCTCGTTAAACGATTTGATCGACAGAATAATCGCCAAAAGCAAGAATCGCCAGACACAGCGAAGCTCCTCATTTATGCCAATGAGGAAGTTCTCGAGTACGACGAGGCAGCACAGTCGATCCCTGGGTCACTCGTGCCTGAGTTACCCAAGAGCCTTATCCGTTGTGACAGGTTGATGCCCCATCAAGTTGAAGGCATCGGATGGCTTCAACATTTGTACCGTCACAGCCCCATTCGTCGCGGCGGGCTACTGGCTGACGAGATGGGCCTTGGTAAGACGCTCCAGGTACTTGCCTTCGTCGCTGCACACCTAGAGTCTGCTCCGCCCACGGATGTTGGCCTGTCTTCCGGGCATGGTCCTGTCCTGATCGTTGCGCCTCTGATGCTGCTTCCCACATGGGAGGAGGAGATGCGCCGGTACTTCACGAACCGTGGCGAAATTTTCGAGCCCCTGCTGGTACTTCATGGTGCCAAACTGAGTCAGTTTCGTTGTGTCACCAATACTCTTCGTGAGGCCCAGGCTCAGACCTCAGTTCTAGATCTTGACCGAATCCAAGCCCATCGTGTGGTGCTCACCAATTACGAGACGGTGCGAAACTATCAATACTCTCTCGCCCGTATTCGTTGGCGCATGGTTATCAGCGATGAAGCGCAAGAGTTCAAGGACCGTTCGACCGGTGTTTCTCATGCTGTCAAAGCTCTATATCCAAAATTTCGCATCGCCCTCACCGGCACACCTGTCGAGAACAGACTTTCGGACATTTGGAACATCATGGATTTTGTGCAACCAGGTGTGTTGCTTGGGAGCTACCGCGAGTTCGTAAAGGCCTATGAGGAGCCGGCCATGGCCGGCACATTGGATGAGCGCCTGCAGCACCTACAGGCGCTGCGGGACCGCCTGCGTTATAGAAAGTCGGATGCGTTCTTGCTCCGACGTGAGAAGAAACTCCTGTCGGGTTTGCCGGTCAAGCATCCGCCCCATATACTCGAAACAGACCTTACACCTGAGCAGCGTCTCTTACACCTTGAGTGCCTGGCTCGGATGCGGAACCCCGGCACCGAGGAGCACCGCTTTGCACTACTTGATCGGCTAACGAAACTGTCACAGCACCCTTTCCTACTGGATGCAACCAGGCGCTTGGAACTACAGGACCCGCTTTGTTATCTCCAATCGTCTCCAAAGCTAAAGAAAGTTGTCGAAACGCTACACGTGATCCGTCAACAAGGTGAGAAGGCAATTATCTTCACCCGGTCTCGTCCCATGCAAGACATCCTCAAACTTGTGTTCGAACACGAGTTTAAGCTCGCCGTCGGTGTGATAAATGGGTCACCAATCAGCGGCCGTCGCTACATCGTCAAAGATCGGACGAATCGGATCAAAGACTTTGAATCACTCCCCGGTTTCAATGTCTTGATCCTCTCGCCTGATGTTGCCGGCGTAGGCCTAACGATCACTGCAGCTAACCATGTTATCCACTATGGCCGATGGTGGAATCCTGCGAGAGAAGCGCAGGCAACTGACCGAGTTTACCGCATCGGACAAGAACGAGACGTCCATGTCTACTTGCCCATCGAGCGCGACCCGCGGGGTGAGTTTCGCACGTTTGACCAATGCCTCCATCAACTGTTGGTAACCAAGGAGCAGGAGGCTCGCGATTTTCTGATTCCATTACCATCCGAGGAAAACTTAGAAACGGAATTATTCGAACACCTTCGGCAGGAGCGTCCGCAGTCTTCTGGGAAGGTGCGGCCTATTCGGAATAAGGAAGACCTCCAGCTCATGACGCCAGAAATGTTCGAAGCCCTGGTCGCAAGACTTTTTGTACAAGAAGGATTAAAGGTTGTCCTTACACCAGTTAGCGGGGACCGAGGAGTAGACGTTATTGCTGTGTCACATCGGGCAGTAACCCTTATTGAATGCAAACATTCGGCTGTCGGATCCTCTCTCACGAGCGAGGTTGTGGATCACTTCGTCAACGGGGTTGAATATTACGTGCATAACATTCTCCCTGCATCGCTTCGCAATCGTCCGCGCGAGTGTTTCTTAATCACGAACACCTCCTTTGACCGGCATCTGATGGCCTCGGCTCGCGCCCGCGACATTCGCGTAGTGGCCACTGATGACCTCATTACAAAGCTTGCACAATTTACGATAACTTGTCTCGATGTTGAGGAGCAGCATTCGACACGTCAGCGCTCCATGAACGACGTTCGTGCGGCGTTGCACGGGCTTCAAAAAATGTTGTGA
- a CDS encoding protein-L-isoaspartate(D-aspartate) O-methyltransferase, whose product MKTRIVRATLLAIAVLLLSVWVASCHGGEGGKSTHDVERNRMVDQYIIPRGIEDPALIAAMRHVPRHRFVPGAYSLFAYVDGPLPIGHGQTISQPSLVAEMTAHLRLRKTDKVLEVGTGSGYQAAILAELADKVFTVEIVEPLARRAEQTLADLGYRNVQVRVGDGYEGWPEEAPFDAIMVTAAPDHVPQPLLDQLAIGGRLILPVGTYSQMLELHRRTETGYERKTIMLVRFVPLVRPTKKQ is encoded by the coding sequence GTGAAGACCCGGATCGTGCGAGCCACGCTCCTTGCCATTGCCGTGCTCTTGCTCTCGGTATGGGTTGCCTCCTGTCATGGTGGAGAAGGCGGGAAGTCCACGCACGACGTTGAACGCAACCGGATGGTCGATCAATACATCATTCCTCGCGGCATTGAAGATCCCGCATTGATTGCCGCGATGAGACATGTGCCGCGCCATCGCTTCGTGCCGGGAGCTTATTCGTTGTTTGCTTACGTGGATGGTCCTCTGCCCATTGGCCATGGTCAGACCATTTCACAGCCCTCGCTGGTCGCCGAGATGACGGCGCACTTGCGGCTTAGAAAGACGGACAAGGTGTTGGAGGTGGGGACGGGCTCGGGTTACCAAGCCGCCATTCTTGCCGAACTGGCCGACAAGGTGTTTACGGTGGAAATCGTGGAGCCGCTTGCCCGCCGGGCGGAACAGACGTTGGCCGACCTGGGATACAGAAACGTCCAGGTGCGGGTGGGGGACGGCTATGAAGGGTGGCCCGAAGAAGCACCGTTCGATGCAATCATGGTGACGGCTGCACCAGATCACGTCCCTCAGCCCTTGCTCGATCAATTGGCCATCGGCGGGCGCCTCATTCTTCCCGTCGGCACGTACTCGCAAATGCTGGAACTCCATCGCCGTACGGAGACCGGCTATGAGCGGAAAACCATCATGTTGGTCCGATTTGTTCCGTTGGTCCGTCCGACGAAAAAACAGTAG
- the amrS gene encoding AmmeMemoRadiSam system radical SAM enzyme: MAMSPCQTNLQAALYYEPLPDHFVRCTLCPHECRIAPDHRGVCGVRINRGGRLFTQVGNRIVAAEIDPIEKKPLFHFLPGSSTYSIATVGCNLRCRFCQNWAISQWPKLQGSPTGSQEDGGKTSPAAGEHPEDEWCPDAEPSKAEWRIGTTVVPSEIISLAQRAGCGSMAYTYTEPTIFYELALTTARLASTAGLGNVFVTNGFISLDPLREIASYLGAANIDLKSFRDSSYKKLCGARLEPVLAAIREYKRLGVWIELTTLLIPGLNDEDDELRDIARFIATDLGADVPWHLSRFFPAYKMERWQATPVHSLLRAREIGREEGLRYVYVGNLPQGAQGEGAEDTICPDCETVLIRRRRFTVVENRLRTGHCPDCHRLVAGRWVVGG, encoded by the coding sequence ATGGCCATGTCACCCTGTCAGACTAATCTCCAAGCCGCACTCTATTACGAACCCCTGCCTGACCACTTCGTCCGCTGCACCCTCTGTCCACACGAGTGCCGAATCGCGCCGGACCACCGGGGTGTCTGTGGCGTTCGAATCAACCGTGGAGGCCGACTGTTCACGCAGGTCGGAAATCGGATCGTTGCAGCGGAGATCGACCCGATCGAAAAGAAGCCCTTGTTTCATTTTCTTCCCGGAAGCTCGACCTATTCGATCGCCACGGTCGGCTGCAATCTGCGCTGCCGATTCTGTCAGAACTGGGCTATCTCGCAATGGCCGAAGCTGCAAGGGTCCCCCACGGGGTCTCAAGAGGACGGCGGCAAGACGTCGCCAGCGGCGGGGGAACATCCGGAAGATGAGTGGTGCCCTGATGCAGAACCATCTAAAGCAGAATGGAGGATTGGAACGACGGTGGTTCCATCTGAGATCATCTCCCTCGCTCAACGAGCCGGCTGCGGAAGCATGGCCTACACCTACACGGAACCGACGATCTTCTACGAGCTGGCCCTCACGACCGCGCGGCTGGCGTCCACGGCCGGGCTCGGCAACGTGTTTGTCACCAACGGATTTATCTCGCTCGATCCCCTCCGAGAAATCGCATCGTACCTCGGCGCCGCCAACATCGATCTCAAATCCTTCCGCGACAGCTCTTACAAGAAATTGTGCGGAGCCAGACTGGAGCCGGTCTTGGCGGCCATTCGGGAATACAAGAGACTGGGGGTCTGGATCGAGCTCACCACGTTGCTGATTCCCGGATTGAATGACGAGGACGACGAACTGAGGGACATCGCGCGCTTCATCGCCACCGACCTGGGAGCTGATGTGCCCTGGCATCTCAGCCGTTTCTTCCCCGCCTATAAGATGGAGCGCTGGCAGGCAACACCTGTTCATTCGTTGCTGCGAGCCAGAGAAATCGGCCGGGAGGAGGGGTTGCGTTATGTCTACGTGGGAAATCTCCCGCAAGGGGCGCAAGGGGAGGGAGCCGAGGATACCATCTGCCCAGATTGCGAGACGGTCCTCATTAGGCGAAGGCGATTCACGGTCGTTGAGAATCGACTGCGAACCGGCCACTGCCCTGACTGTCACCGGCTCGTGGCGGGGCGGTGGGTCGTCGGCGGCTGA
- a CDS encoding DUF2459 domain-containing protein, producing MISLDTWHAMIAFPIDEPDRSSSAPHRYEEWGYAERAWYLEGRQGIGGIVRALFWPSEGVVEVGHYHQVWANRTPQPPAELFTFFVSDEAYHRLKRHLRGTISEETPLASIDQSVFYPATQSYHLFHTCHQYAALALREAGLPLSPFWAFTRTSLAWQLKRAAQSPENHPVTVPPA from the coding sequence TTGATCTCACTCGACACCTGGCATGCCATGATTGCGTTTCCGATCGACGAACCTGATCGTTCGTCGTCTGCACCGCATCGGTACGAGGAATGGGGCTATGCCGAACGGGCCTGGTATCTGGAAGGCCGGCAAGGGATAGGTGGCATCGTGCGCGCCCTGTTCTGGCCTTCGGAGGGAGTGGTAGAAGTTGGCCACTATCATCAAGTGTGGGCGAACCGCACCCCGCAACCGCCCGCCGAACTGTTTACTTTTTTTGTGAGTGACGAGGCCTATCACCGATTAAAGCGGCACCTGCGTGGCACCATCTCGGAAGAGACGCCGCTGGCCTCGATAGATCAATCGGTCTTTTACCCTGCAACACAGTCCTACCATCTGTTTCACACCTGCCATCAGTACGCTGCCCTTGCCTTGCGCGAGGCTGGTTTGCCGCTCTCACCGTTCTGGGCCTTTACTCGCACCAGCTTGGCTTGGCAACTCAAGCGCGCGGCGCAATCACCGGAGAACCACCCGGTTACCGTACCTCCTGCATGA
- a CDS encoding APC family permease, whose protein sequence is MERTDGDPSTLSRRIGWFTAACVLIGNVIGSGIFTTTGFMARDLGHPGLILAVWLMGGLIALAGALAYSELGTALPVAGGEYVYLTRAYGPFVGFLSGWTSFAVGFSAAIAAGAMSFASYFLEIVRFGDEGTEGVLSIIVALALLWAITGFHLLGVGAGEWLQRTLTILNIGAILFLVVAGLLGGKGDWAHLALPDARATPSLGLCVVSLIFALYAYSGWNAAVYLAGEVREPARTLPRALIGGTLFVMLLYLVLNLLYFYALTVAELADPPLLPVANKVAAALLGADAARLVTMILCLSIAGAVSAMVWAGPRVYYAMAKDGLIPTYFCQLSGRRGIPTHAILLQSLWASVLILSGSFERLVIYSGTVLTIFSALAVGSVFVLRRREPDLPRPYRTPLYPVVPAFFILAAVVIVWNALYERPIEGAMGIATLLVGAPIYFVWGRRRI, encoded by the coding sequence ATGGAAAGGACCGATGGTGATCCGTCGACGCTTTCTCGTCGTATCGGCTGGTTCACCGCCGCTTGCGTGCTGATCGGCAACGTCATAGGGAGCGGGATCTTTACCACCACGGGCTTTATGGCACGGGATCTTGGCCATCCCGGCTTGATCCTTGCCGTTTGGCTGATGGGCGGATTGATCGCCCTCGCAGGAGCATTGGCCTATAGCGAATTGGGGACGGCGCTGCCGGTTGCCGGCGGAGAGTACGTCTATCTCACTCGTGCCTATGGACCGTTCGTCGGGTTCCTGAGCGGATGGACGTCCTTCGCCGTCGGCTTTAGTGCGGCTATTGCGGCCGGAGCCATGAGCTTCGCCTCCTATTTTCTTGAGATCGTTCGATTTGGAGACGAAGGAACAGAGGGGGTCCTGTCAATCATCGTGGCGCTTGCCCTCCTGTGGGCGATCACGGGATTTCACCTGCTCGGCGTAGGAGCAGGGGAATGGCTTCAACGGACTCTTACCATATTGAACATAGGGGCGATCCTCTTTCTCGTTGTGGCGGGATTGCTAGGAGGAAAGGGGGACTGGGCTCATCTTGCGCTCCCCGATGCACGTGCTACGCCGAGTCTCGGACTGTGCGTCGTCTCGTTGATCTTTGCGCTCTATGCCTATTCGGGGTGGAATGCCGCGGTGTACTTGGCCGGCGAGGTGAGAGAACCGGCTCGCACCCTTCCTCGCGCGTTGATCGGCGGTACCCTGTTTGTCATGCTCCTCTATCTCGTGCTGAACCTGCTCTATTTCTATGCCTTGACGGTGGCGGAGTTGGCCGATCCACCGCTGTTGCCCGTCGCAAATAAAGTCGCTGCGGCGCTGCTGGGGGCGGATGCTGCTCGCCTGGTGACCATGATCCTGTGCCTGTCAATTGCAGGAGCCGTGAGCGCCATGGTGTGGGCCGGACCTCGTGTGTATTATGCGATGGCGAAAGACGGGTTGATTCCAACGTATTTTTGTCAACTCTCCGGCAGACGAGGCATACCGACTCACGCCATTCTTCTCCAGAGCCTGTGGGCTTCCGTCTTGATTCTCTCGGGAAGCTTTGAGCGGCTGGTGATCTATAGTGGCACCGTGCTCACCATCTTCAGCGCCCTGGCAGTCGGATCGGTCTTCGTGCTTCGGCGTCGGGAGCCAGACCTTCCCCGCCCCTATCGCACGCCGCTTTATCCCGTCGTTCCCGCATTTTTTATTCTTGCGGCGGTTGTGATCGTCTGGAATGCCCTGTATGAACGGCCGATAGAAGGAGCCATGGGAATTGCGACGCTGTTGGTGGGCGCCCCCATCTACTTTGTGTGGGGGCGGCGCAGAATATAA
- a CDS encoding archease, translating into MNQPTTHVSQTETAQVRWEHFPHQADMGVRGIGPTKEAAFEQAAMALTAVITNPESVRPVEAVSITCDAPDDELLLVDWLNALVYEMATRNMLFGRFAVQIHDHRLQATAWGEPVDVARHQPAVEVKGATYTALSVKEEQEPEGCWIAQCVVDV; encoded by the coding sequence GTGAATCAACCGACCACACATGTTTCCCAGACCGAGACCGCGCAGGTCCGTTGGGAACATTTTCCCCATCAAGCCGACATGGGCGTGAGGGGGATCGGGCCAACCAAGGAAGCGGCCTTTGAACAGGCGGCGATGGCCTTGACCGCTGTGATCACGAACCCGGAATCGGTCAGGCCAGTGGAGGCCGTCTCCATCACGTGCGACGCGCCCGACGATGAACTGTTGCTGGTCGATTGGCTGAATGCCCTGGTCTATGAAATGGCGACAAGGAACATGCTGTTCGGCCGTTTTGCCGTCCAGATTCACGACCATCGCCTTCAGGCCACCGCCTGGGGAGAGCCGGTCGACGTCGCGCGCCATCAGCCAGCCGTCGAAGTGAAAGGCGCCACCTACACTGCCTTGTCCGTCAAGGAGGAACAGGAACCAGAAGGCTGCTGGATTGCTCAATGTGTGGTCGATGTTTAG
- a CDS encoding methionine adenosyltransferase, which produces MGLIDPMIIESSRTAPAEEAVEIVERKGLGHPDTICDAVMEAVAVQLARAYLTICGRVLHFNADKGMLVAGQVECRFGGGAVVTPMRLVMGDRATCEWRSKRIPVKDIAERTAFHWFQRHLPRIKPGHDVECQVELKPASEELRSVTERPHEVVANDTSATVGYAPLTPTERLVLRIEQFLNGRLFKKEFPDTGEDVKVLAVRRKKELTVTVAMPFLAPLIRTEAVYFKRKTLAERVLTDFVTRECPVDFSPHVFLNVLDQRGAGEAGAYLTLLGTSAEAGDSGEVGRGNRVCGIISLRRPASAEAAPGKNPHAHVGKIYNVLAQTMAEGIHNKVEGLRDVTVWITSQIGRPISSPHSVVVEVIPARGTTLASVRPQIQRVVRAAFSRMPSFCKQLAQGLYSVC; this is translated from the coding sequence ATGGGACTGATCGATCCGATGATCATAGAGTCTTCCCGGACGGCGCCGGCGGAAGAAGCCGTCGAAATCGTCGAGCGGAAAGGGTTGGGCCATCCCGACACCATCTGCGACGCCGTGATGGAGGCCGTGGCCGTCCAATTGGCACGGGCCTACCTCACGATCTGCGGCCGTGTCCTTCATTTCAACGCCGACAAGGGGATGCTGGTGGCCGGTCAAGTCGAGTGCCGATTCGGCGGCGGCGCCGTTGTCACTCCCATGCGGTTGGTCATGGGCGATCGAGCCACCTGCGAGTGGCGGAGCAAGCGAATCCCGGTCAAGGACATCGCCGAACGGACGGCCTTTCACTGGTTTCAACGGCACTTGCCCCGCATCAAGCCAGGTCACGATGTGGAATGTCAGGTTGAGCTGAAACCGGCGTCCGAGGAGTTGCGGTCCGTGACCGAACGGCCACACGAAGTCGTGGCCAACGACACGTCCGCCACCGTCGGATACGCTCCCCTCACACCCACGGAACGGCTCGTCTTGCGGATCGAACAATTTCTCAACGGCCGTCTCTTCAAGAAAGAGTTCCCGGACACGGGCGAAGACGTCAAGGTGCTCGCCGTCCGTCGCAAGAAGGAACTGACCGTCACAGTGGCGATGCCCTTCCTCGCTCCATTGATCCGTACCGAAGCCGTCTATTTCAAGCGGAAAACATTGGCAGAGCGCGTCCTGACCGATTTTGTGACACGCGAGTGTCCGGTGGACTTCTCTCCACACGTCTTCTTGAATGTATTAGATCAACGTGGAGCCGGTGAGGCCGGCGCTTACCTGACGTTGCTGGGGACGTCGGCGGAGGCCGGTGACTCCGGCGAAGTCGGACGAGGCAATCGTGTCTGCGGCATCATTTCACTGAGACGACCGGCCAGCGCCGAGGCCGCCCCGGGCAAGAACCCTCACGCCCATGTCGGAAAGATCTATAACGTATTGGCTCAGACGATGGCGGAGGGCATTCACAATAAGGTCGAAGGCTTGCGTGACGTGACCGTGTGGATCACGAGCCAGATTGGCCGGCCAATTTCCTCACCACATTCCGTGGTCGTCGAAGTCATTCCGGCAAGGGGGACGACGCTGGCGTCCGTACGGCCGCAGATCCAGCGCGTCGTTCGAGCAGCCTTTTCACGTATGCCCTCCTTCTGCAAGCAATTGGCGCAAGGTCTGTACTCGGTCTGCTGA